The following proteins are encoded in a genomic region of Streptomyces lunaelactis:
- a CDS encoding NAD-dependent epimerase/dehydratase family protein: MKVLVTGASGFLGSHIVDACARAGDEVRVLVRKDSDLSHLRTVAGIEFAYGDLRDAASLRRAMDGIDAVHHSAARVTDRGTRAQFQDENVSGTERLMSAAQEAGARRFVFISSPSALMGIRGGDRLDIDESEPFPARHLNLYSETKAAAERLVLAADRADFTTVALRPRAVWGPRDHSGFMPRLLAKMMTGSLPDLSGGRRVYASLCYCENAADACVRAARADGVGGRAYFIADQQPVEIWSTLAGLAERFGGSPPTKRVSHSVLRAIAFTADMVWKLPWPAKHSSPPLSRYSLALLTRSATYDTSAARRDLTAPRVDHEAGMGRLEAWIDSIGGVNEFIRKVR; encoded by the coding sequence ATGAAGGTACTGGTGACAGGCGCCTCCGGGTTCCTCGGAAGCCACATCGTCGACGCCTGTGCGCGCGCCGGTGACGAAGTGCGGGTGCTGGTACGCAAAGACAGCGACCTGAGCCATCTGCGCACCGTTGCAGGCATCGAGTTCGCGTACGGCGACCTGCGCGACGCCGCCTCACTACGTCGGGCCATGGACGGGATCGACGCGGTGCACCACAGCGCGGCCCGGGTCACCGACAGGGGTACCCGCGCCCAGTTCCAGGACGAGAACGTCTCGGGCACGGAGCGCCTCATGTCGGCGGCCCAGGAAGCGGGCGCACGACGCTTCGTCTTCATCAGCAGCCCCAGCGCGCTGATGGGCATCCGCGGCGGCGACCGGCTCGACATCGACGAGAGCGAGCCCTTCCCCGCACGCCACCTCAATCTCTACTCGGAGACCAAGGCCGCCGCGGAGCGCCTGGTGCTGGCCGCGGACCGTGCGGACTTCACCACTGTCGCGCTGCGCCCGCGCGCCGTCTGGGGCCCGCGCGACCACTCCGGTTTCATGCCGCGGCTGCTCGCGAAGATGATGACGGGCAGTCTGCCCGACCTCTCCGGGGGCAGGCGCGTGTACGCGTCGCTGTGCTACTGCGAGAACGCCGCCGATGCGTGCGTGCGGGCGGCGCGTGCCGACGGTGTCGGCGGCAGGGCGTACTTCATCGCCGACCAGCAGCCGGTGGAGATCTGGAGCACGCTCGCCGGCCTCGCCGAACGGTTCGGCGGCAGTCCTCCGACCAAGCGCGTCTCCCACAGCGTGCTGCGCGCAATCGCCTTCACGGCGGACATGGTCTGGAAACTGCCGTGGCCGGCCAAACACTCCTCGCCCCCGCTCTCCCGGTACTCGCTGGCCCTGCTGACCCGTTCGGCGACGTACGACACCTCGGCGGCGCGACGGGATCTGACAGCGCCGCGGGTGGACCACGAAGCCGGGATGGGCCGGCTGGAGGCCTGGATCGACAGCATCGGCGGCGTCAACGAGTTCATCCGGAAGGTGCGGTAG
- a CDS encoding non-ribosomal peptide synthetase: protein MTAQRAATGFGPGPRPVGRTAFRRPVSPTEWSYLAAARLGELMVLHLVVEGTGPIDALALSRAVAQASASCPGSRLVRRGRMWIDSGRPARVVVADGAAFDRSTLTGLPELTGPLPEAEGRSGTEVLLLTGEPSTVVFRASHAVMDLKGTAIWAAEVFRALRGEPLHGAADSLADYQLLDGLGRTGQRPRLGLDQRSPLAGRAGSGSLWRRRTVPGRHAALAAKVAAAVAGAVGVSPARIMVPVDLRRHAPTVSSTANLALPVFLDVPAGQGTDEVHRRLLNALSVRQELAAGAEAALARLPLPATAALVGASRAATYARHRYLASAIVSNAGRLALEDFSTGEFTAATVYALPVHAPLVPVSIVLLELPEHTELVISARGAADVGERCELLLDRIETALGTAVPVPGAPRVTPPRVPGAADRLLAPGPDGLPPLDTTVVQLFRAQAAERPDAPAVIGDSPPWSYGDLDRRSDSVAAVLLARGVRRGEVVGVLADRSALGLAGVLGVLKAGAAFLPMDDRNPAQRVKELLHDAQVRFCLTETASCVKAEGADCTTILLDDVARGDWTVDEHAHATLAAAAPGPDDLAYVIYTSGSTGKPKGVQIEHRSLVNVVGWIAPFLRCDEQTRAAYSFSPGFDLSMMQIFPPLLHGGAVVPVPGELDHIKLREMFSGRQANTLALTPTHLELAARLGLRPAGIRALHLGGENLTTASSQWARASFGPDCLIVNIYGPTEATVACTVAVVGDDASRASMPIGVPVHRTSVAVLDEQRHEVRDGELGELYVTGVQLARGYLGRPDLTADRFVHFPDGRRAYRTGDLVQRLPDGQLEYAGRIDAQVKIRGHRVEPGEIEAALTALPDIAQAAVVARRRHHAGPQALCAYVVPAEGAAVLDETALRAELERSLPSHLVPSVVCALPALPETASGKTDRNALPNPFDEAAEEHGKPAVPGAPTDSQPRLGPDTAAVTAGIWSRVLHCDATRLDDSSDFHALGGDSLAVLEMLAALGDELLGQAMERQFLARLGSLSDNLTLGRVVETVDALRRTS, encoded by the coding sequence ATGACTGCGCAGCGTGCCGCCACGGGCTTCGGTCCTGGGCCCCGTCCTGTGGGGCGTACCGCTTTCCGCCGGCCCGTCTCCCCCACCGAGTGGTCTTATCTGGCCGCCGCCCGCCTGGGTGAGCTGATGGTGCTCCACCTGGTGGTCGAGGGCACCGGGCCGATCGACGCCCTGGCCCTGAGCCGGGCCGTGGCGCAGGCCTCGGCGTCCTGCCCGGGCTCGCGGCTGGTACGTCGCGGCCGGATGTGGATCGACAGTGGACGTCCGGCCCGGGTCGTGGTCGCCGATGGAGCGGCCTTCGACCGCAGTACACTCACCGGCCTGCCGGAGCTCACGGGCCCGCTGCCCGAGGCGGAAGGCCGCTCCGGCACCGAGGTGCTGCTCCTGACCGGCGAACCCAGCACCGTGGTGTTCCGCGCCTCCCACGCAGTGATGGACCTCAAGGGCACGGCGATCTGGGCGGCCGAGGTCTTCCGCGCTCTGCGGGGTGAACCGCTGCACGGCGCCGCCGATTCCCTGGCCGACTACCAGTTGCTGGACGGGCTCGGCCGAACCGGGCAGCGGCCCCGCCTCGGGCTCGACCAGCGCTCACCGTTGGCCGGCCGGGCGGGCAGCGGCTCGCTGTGGCGGCGGCGTACGGTTCCGGGCCGGCACGCTGCGCTGGCCGCGAAGGTGGCGGCGGCGGTCGCCGGGGCCGTGGGTGTTTCCCCGGCCCGGATCATGGTCCCGGTCGATCTGCGGCGTCACGCACCCACGGTGTCGTCCACGGCCAACCTGGCGCTGCCGGTGTTCCTCGACGTGCCGGCCGGCCAGGGCACGGACGAGGTGCACCGGCGGCTGCTCAACGCCCTTTCCGTACGGCAGGAATTGGCGGCCGGGGCGGAGGCGGCGCTGGCCCGGCTACCGCTGCCCGCAACGGCCGCGCTGGTCGGCGCTTCGCGCGCCGCCACGTACGCACGGCACCGCTACCTGGCGTCGGCAATCGTGTCCAACGCCGGCCGACTGGCGCTCGAGGACTTCAGCACCGGGGAGTTCACGGCGGCAACCGTGTACGCCCTGCCGGTGCATGCACCCCTGGTTCCCGTCAGCATCGTCCTGCTGGAACTGCCCGAGCACACCGAACTGGTGATCTCCGCCCGCGGCGCCGCGGACGTCGGCGAGCGCTGCGAGCTGCTGCTGGACCGGATCGAGACCGCGCTTGGCACCGCCGTACCGGTGCCGGGCGCGCCGCGGGTGACACCGCCTCGGGTGCCCGGCGCAGCCGACCGGCTGCTCGCACCCGGACCTGACGGACTTCCGCCGCTCGACACCACAGTGGTGCAGTTGTTCCGGGCGCAGGCCGCCGAGCGGCCGGACGCACCCGCCGTGATCGGCGACAGTCCCCCGTGGTCGTACGGGGATCTGGACCGCCGCTCGGACTCCGTCGCGGCCGTGCTGCTGGCCCGAGGGGTCAGGCGCGGCGAGGTGGTCGGTGTGCTTGCCGACCGCTCCGCGCTCGGCCTGGCGGGGGTCCTGGGTGTCCTCAAGGCGGGCGCCGCGTTCTTGCCGATGGACGACCGGAATCCGGCGCAGCGGGTCAAGGAGCTGCTGCACGACGCACAAGTCCGCTTCTGTCTCACGGAGACGGCCTCTTGTGTCAAGGCGGAGGGGGCCGACTGCACGACGATCCTCCTCGATGACGTCGCAAGGGGGGACTGGACCGTCGACGAGCACGCCCACGCGACCCTCGCCGCTGCCGCCCCCGGGCCGGACGATCTGGCGTATGTCATCTACACCTCGGGTTCCACCGGCAAGCCCAAGGGCGTGCAGATCGAGCACCGGAGCCTGGTCAACGTGGTGGGCTGGATAGCCCCGTTCCTACGGTGCGACGAGCAGACCCGGGCCGCGTACTCCTTCTCGCCCGGCTTCGACCTGTCGATGATGCAGATCTTCCCGCCGCTACTGCACGGTGGCGCCGTCGTACCCGTGCCCGGCGAACTCGACCACATCAAACTCCGTGAGATGTTCTCGGGGCGGCAAGCCAACACCCTGGCGCTGACCCCGACCCACCTCGAGCTCGCCGCACGGCTCGGCCTGCGCCCAGCAGGTATCCGGGCGCTCCATCTCGGCGGCGAGAACCTCACCACGGCCAGCAGCCAGTGGGCCCGCGCGTCGTTCGGGCCCGACTGTCTGATCGTCAATATCTACGGCCCCACCGAGGCGACGGTGGCCTGTACCGTCGCAGTCGTCGGCGACGACGCCTCACGCGCGTCGATGCCGATCGGAGTGCCGGTGCACCGCACCTCTGTGGCCGTCCTGGACGAGCAGCGGCACGAAGTCCGTGACGGCGAGTTGGGCGAGCTGTATGTAACCGGTGTTCAGCTGGCCCGCGGCTATCTCGGCCGTCCCGACCTGACGGCCGACCGCTTCGTCCACTTCCCTGACGGGCGGCGCGCCTACCGGACCGGAGACCTGGTGCAACGGCTGCCGGACGGGCAGCTCGAATACGCGGGCCGGATCGACGCGCAGGTCAAGATCCGCGGCCACCGGGTCGAGCCGGGCGAGATCGAGGCGGCGCTCACCGCACTGCCGGACATCGCACAGGCCGCCGTGGTCGCCCGCCGCCGGCATCACGCCGGCCCGCAGGCGCTGTGCGCCTACGTGGTTCCTGCCGAGGGTGCGGCGGTCCTCGACGAGACAGCCTTACGGGCGGAGTTGGAACGTTCGCTGCCGTCCCATCTGGTGCCCTCAGTGGTGTGTGCATTGCCCGCGCTACCCGAGACGGCAAGCGGCAAGACCGACCGGAACGCGCTGCCGAACCCTTTCGACGAGGCAGCCGAAGAGCACGGGAAGCCAGCCGTCCCGGGAGCGCCCACTGATTCGCAGCCCAGGCTCGGCCCCGACACCGCCGCAGTGACCGCCGGGATCTGGTCCCGCGTCCTGCACTGCGACGCCACTCGCCTCGACGACTCCTCCGACTTCCACGCACTGGGCGGCGACTCACTCGCCGTCCTGGAGATGCTGGCCGCGCTCGGAGACGAACTGCTGGGACAGGCCATGGAGAGGCAGTTCTTGGCCCGGCTCGGGTCCCTGAGCGACAACCTGACGCTCGGCCGGGTCGTCGAGACCGTCGACGCGCTGCGGAGGACGTCGTGA
- a CDS encoding formyltransferase family protein: protein MIFVGEGALLWRAVQHTLDSGLAVDLVCGPAAPRTARPDVPFLAVADVNTVAAELAGAGTDGLVWSVNNRMIFRAPVLSTGLRILNVHHGPLPAYRGLPEVALVYAILRGEPEFAATLHQVDEGIDTGRTLAVESYPIGPNDPYHVVLRRGLQTCHHLFERCLPLAVADPDWTGERTRPTGATVADGGGYFGRKALVRLHEYRSHPNFKRATDLGFLADYLPELTAALP from the coding sequence GTGATCTTCGTCGGTGAGGGCGCGCTGCTCTGGCGCGCCGTACAGCACACGCTGGACAGCGGCCTGGCCGTGGACCTGGTCTGCGGCCCTGCCGCCCCGCGGACGGCTCGGCCCGACGTGCCCTTTCTGGCCGTCGCGGACGTCAACACGGTCGCTGCCGAACTGGCCGGCGCCGGCACGGACGGCCTCGTCTGGTCGGTCAACAACCGGATGATCTTTCGCGCTCCGGTCCTCTCCACCGGGCTGCGCATCCTGAACGTCCACCATGGCCCTCTGCCTGCCTATCGGGGACTGCCCGAGGTGGCCCTGGTGTACGCGATCCTGCGCGGCGAGCCGGAGTTCGCCGCGACACTCCACCAGGTGGACGAGGGCATCGACACGGGCCGGACCCTGGCCGTGGAGTCCTATCCGATCGGCCCGAACGATCCCTACCACGTGGTGCTGCGCCGCGGCCTGCAAACCTGCCACCATCTCTTCGAGCGCTGCCTGCCCCTCGCCGTGGCCGACCCCGACTGGACCGGCGAGCGCACCCGGCCCACGGGGGCAACGGTGGCCGACGGCGGTGGCTACTTCGGCCGCAAGGCACTGGTCCGTCTGCACGAGTACCGCAGCCACCCGAACTTCAAGCGCGCCACCGACCTGGGCTTCCTGGCCGATTACCTCCCGGAACTCACGGCAGCCCTGCCATGA